In Pseudomonas sp. DNDY-54, a genomic segment contains:
- the fliS gene encoding flagellar export chaperone FliS yields MNAMTAMKQYQQVGVKVQVNEADPHRLIQMLMQGGLDRIAQAKGAMEREAFAEKGVLVGKAINIIGGLRDGLDKSVGGELAENLDRLYEYMTMRLFEASRHNDIDKLNEVGKLLGEIKLAWDQIAPKV; encoded by the coding sequence ATGAACGCAATGACAGCAATGAAGCAGTATCAGCAGGTTGGCGTTAAGGTTCAGGTCAACGAAGCTGATCCGCACCGCTTGATCCAGATGCTGATGCAGGGTGGCCTGGATCGCATCGCGCAGGCTAAAGGCGCCATGGAGCGGGAAGCCTTCGCCGAAAAGGGCGTGCTTGTTGGCAAGGCCATTAATATCATCGGTGGCTTGCGCGACGGGCTCGATAAGAGTGTTGGCGGTGAGTTGGCAGAAAACCTCGACCGACTCTACGAATACATGACGATGCGCCTGTTCGAGGCGAGCCGGCACAACGATATCGACAAGCTGAACGAAGTTGGCAAACTGTTGGGCGAGATCAAGCTGGCCTGGGATCAGATCGCGCCGAAGGTATAA
- the fliD gene encoding flagellar filament capping protein FliD: MAGVTGIGSGIDIDSIVKSMVAAERAPKESQLANLEKKTTTQITAVGALKSAISDFQTALGGLNKPELFQARSATSSKSDLVGVTASTTAGAGSYQVEVKSLATSSKVALQSFENSVDQPATFGSGTLTVKVGQQDKALNIDVDESNNTLAGIRDAINKAGVELGVSATIVTDDTGARLVLSSTATGKGEDITVQATSSDPAAGRFDLTDLETSALVQKPEADGLTAAQYQDALAAYAANPGPKMLQMAQSAQITVDGMVVTSKTNKIEGAIDGVTLDLKVKTADNEPLTISVAEDKAGVKKQIQSFVDSYNKLIGVINAQTKVTSVGDGKAPVTGALVGDATARTLLGTIRGELTNVQGDGALRALADLGITTQKDGTLKIDDAKLSKVMDSNFTELPALFTGEKGLATRLDGKLKPYTETGGILEQRNKQMTETISGIDKQKEDLTRRITSLQDRLYKQFNAMDLLVGQLSNTSSSLIASLENLPWAASNSKR; this comes from the coding sequence ATGGCTGGCGTAACAGGTATTGGTTCAGGCATCGACATCGACAGCATCGTAAAGAGCATGGTCGCTGCCGAGCGCGCACCAAAAGAGTCGCAGCTCGCCAACCTCGAAAAGAAGACCACCACTCAAATTACAGCTGTTGGCGCATTGAAAAGTGCCATTAGCGATTTCCAAACGGCGCTCGGCGGGTTGAACAAGCCGGAGCTGTTCCAGGCTCGCTCGGCCACTTCCAGCAAATCCGATCTGGTGGGCGTTACTGCCAGTACCACGGCTGGTGCGGGTAGCTATCAGGTTGAGGTGAAAAGCTTAGCGACGAGCAGCAAGGTCGCATTGCAGTCGTTTGAGAACTCGGTGGATCAGCCGGCTACTTTCGGCAGCGGGACGCTGACGGTAAAGGTGGGCCAGCAGGACAAGGCCCTGAACATCGACGTCGACGAAAGCAACAACACCTTGGCCGGTATTCGCGATGCGATCAACAAGGCCGGCGTAGAACTTGGCGTGTCTGCCACTATTGTTACGGATGACACCGGTGCTCGACTTGTGCTGAGCAGTACAGCAACGGGCAAGGGTGAGGATATTACCGTTCAGGCCACGTCGTCAGATCCTGCTGCGGGCCGTTTCGATTTGACTGATCTCGAAACCAGCGCGCTAGTTCAGAAACCCGAAGCGGACGGCTTGACCGCGGCGCAGTATCAAGATGCTCTGGCTGCGTATGCGGCAAACCCAGGGCCGAAGATGCTGCAAATGGCTCAAAGTGCCCAGATAACCGTCGATGGCATGGTGGTGACCAGCAAGACCAATAAGATCGAAGGCGCCATCGATGGCGTCACGCTCGATCTCAAGGTTAAAACGGCAGACAACGAACCGCTTACCATCAGTGTTGCAGAAGACAAGGCGGGCGTTAAAAAGCAGATTCAGTCTTTTGTCGACAGCTACAACAAACTGATCGGGGTGATCAACGCGCAGACCAAGGTTACAAGCGTGGGTGACGGCAAGGCGCCTGTTACCGGCGCTCTGGTGGGTGATGCCACGGCACGAACGTTGTTGGGGACGATCCGCGGCGAGTTGACCAATGTACAGGGTGACGGCGCGCTCCGTGCGCTGGCTGACTTAGGCATTACCACGCAGAAAGACGGCACGCTGAAGATCGACGATGCCAAGTTGAGCAAGGTAATGGACAGCAACTTTACCGAGCTGCCTGCATTGTTTACTGGCGAGAAAGGCCTGGCGACACGGCTGGATGGAAAGCTGAAGCCCTATACCGAAACCGGCGGTATTCTCGAGCAACGCAATAAACAGATGACGGAGACTATCTCCGGTATCGACAAGCAAAAAGAAGATCTCACCCGGCGCATCACCTCGCTGCAGGACCGGCTCTACAAGCAGTTCAATGCGATGGATCTGCTGGTTGGGCAGTTGTCCAACACGTCAAGCAGCCTTATTGCTTCGCTGGAAAACCTACCGTGGGCGGCGAGTAATTCCAAAAGATAA
- a CDS encoding flagellar protein FlaG → MDVGKVSGGTAPQTQMTAGSPPSLRKEAGFSASDTIQPVTASVKGEEQESTADLVEKLRSQMQDIQRDLSFSVDDSTGDVVVRVIDGESGKIVRQIPSEEILRLTERLDEMRSLLFEAKA, encoded by the coding sequence ATGGACGTCGGAAAAGTTTCTGGCGGAACCGCACCGCAAACACAGATGACAGCTGGCTCGCCACCCAGCCTCCGCAAAGAGGCTGGGTTTTCTGCGTCCGATACGATTCAGCCAGTAACGGCTTCCGTAAAAGGCGAAGAGCAGGAAAGCACCGCTGATCTGGTCGAAAAGCTTCGGTCGCAGATGCAAGATATCCAGCGTGATCTGAGCTTCAGCGTCGACGATTCTACGGGCGACGTGGTTGTTCGTGTGATCGACGGCGAATCAGGCAAGATCGTTCGGCAGATACCGTCGGAGGAAATTCTTCGCCTTACCGAGCGGTTGGATGAGATGCGTAGTTTGTTATTCGAAGCCAAAGCGTGA
- a CDS encoding flagellin gives MALTVNTNIPSLNTQRNLQSSSNALATSMERLSTGSRINSAKDDAAGLQIANRLTSQINGLGVAVRNANDGISLAQTAEGALQQSTNILQRMRDLSLQSANGSNSSSEREALNSEVGELKKELDRISNTTTFGGRKLLDGSFGTTTFQVGSSANEMISVNIGEMSTESLSGKSNVTNVAGITPVSYTDAATAAAGAKTVADAAVVTAQTAVTDDDGTDADALAVKQKTLTDATAAATAAATAATAAAEAAAAAEDPSALISAEVGDITYTFAFTAEDGTESSKDVKVAAGSSLDDTITAINDANIGVGVFKDTAGTGMTLVSKDEVKLSTNVASSILADASVADATIDSTASSMTNVADVDVSTAQKAQESILLIDDAIKAIDSQRADLGAVQNRFDNTISNLQSISENVSAARGRIEDTDFAAETANLSKNQILQQAGTAILAQAKQLPQAVLSLLQ, from the coding sequence ATGGCTCTTACAGTCAATACAAACATCCCGTCGCTAAATACTCAGCGCAACCTGCAGTCGTCGTCCAACGCACTCGCCACCTCCATGGAGCGTCTGTCCACCGGTAGCCGCATCAACAGCGCCAAAGATGATGCCGCCGGCCTGCAAATCGCGAACCGTTTAACCAGCCAGATCAATGGCCTTGGTGTAGCCGTTCGAAACGCCAACGATGGTATTTCGTTGGCGCAAACTGCTGAAGGCGCATTGCAGCAGTCCACTAACATTCTTCAGCGTATGCGTGACCTGTCGCTCCAGTCAGCCAACGGCTCGAACAGCAGCTCCGAACGTGAAGCGCTAAATTCGGAAGTTGGTGAGCTTAAGAAAGAACTAGACCGTATCAGCAACACCACAACCTTCGGTGGTCGGAAGCTGTTGGATGGGTCGTTCGGTACTACTACGTTCCAAGTGGGTAGCAGCGCAAACGAGATGATCAGCGTAAATATCGGAGAGATGAGTACCGAATCGCTGTCTGGAAAGAGTAACGTTACCAATGTTGCGGGGATTACCCCGGTTAGTTATACCGATGCGGCTACGGCTGCGGCTGGTGCGAAAACAGTGGCTGACGCAGCGGTTGTCACGGCGCAAACTGCGGTAACCGACGACGACGGCACTGATGCTGATGCCTTGGCGGTCAAACAAAAGACCCTCACGGATGCAACTGCTGCTGCCACAGCAGCTGCTACGGCTGCTACGGCGGCTGCGGAAGCTGCGGCTGCTGCTGAGGATCCAAGCGCTCTAATTAGCGCCGAAGTAGGGGATATCACTTACACCTTCGCATTCACCGCAGAGGACGGCACCGAAAGCTCCAAAGACGTAAAGGTGGCGGCAGGAAGTAGCCTCGACGACACCATCACAGCAATCAACGATGCGAATATCGGCGTCGGTGTGTTCAAGGATACTGCTGGCACTGGCATGACTTTGGTCTCTAAGGACGAAGTCAAGCTATCTACCAATGTCGCAAGCTCAATTTTAGCGGATGCTTCGGTTGCTGATGCAACTATTGACTCAACTGCGTCGTCCATGACCAATGTTGCAGACGTCGACGTTAGTACTGCTCAGAAAGCACAAGAATCGATTCTGCTGATTGATGATGCCATCAAGGCCATCGACTCCCAGCGTGCTGACCTCGGTGCTGTACAGAACCGCTTCGACAACACCATTTCCAACCTGCAGAGCATTTCCGAAAACGTCTCCGCTGCACGTGGCCGTATCGAAGACACCGACTTCGCAGCCGAAACCGCCAACCTGAGCAAGAACCAGATCCTGCAACAGGCTGGTACTGCAATCCTGGCCCAGGCCAAGCAGCTGCCGCAGGCAGTTCTGAGTCTGCTGCAGTAA
- the ligA gene encoding NAD-dependent DNA ligase LigA has product MTSAQTAAERIAELRSEIDAHNYRYYVLDEPSVPDAEYDRLFNELKALEGEHPELVTPDSPTQRVGGAALAAFGQVRHEVPMLSLGNAFEEQDLIDFDRRAREGLDLPAGDLFGDGAELEYSCEPKLDGLAVSLLYENGQLVRGATRGDGSTGEDISANVRTIRNIPLKLHGTGWPAVLEVRGEIYMPKAGFEALNARQLEAGGKPFANPRNAAAGSLRQLDSKITASRPLELCAYGVGRSDGDLPGTHIGILEALKTWGLPISRELKLAKGVQECRDYYHAIGEKRDALPYEIDGVVFKVNSTAQQRELGFRAREPRWAIAHKFPAREEVTELLDVEFQVGRTGAITPVARLKPVQVAGVTVSNATLHNMDEVARLGVMIGDTVIVRRAGDVIPQILGVIPERRPENARNVQVPEHCPVCGSDVERTQLIKRSKGRESVSEGSIYRCVGRLACQAQLKQAIIHFVSRRAMDIDGLGDKIVEQLVDTGLVSSPADLYSLTFDQVLALEGFAEVSSRNLLNSIDASRTPSLARFIYALGIPDVGEGTAKLLARALGSLDRISRALPDVLVYLPDIGLEVAHEIHSFFEDDHNQLVIKQLRERGVQLQEEGEVHPEFAACATLAELLDKLNIPFIATTGAQRLADRFGSLDVIIEADWLDLRQVERLNEKAARALRDYFDESANADRARAIEAQLREFGMHWQSERKAADSLPLAGQTWVLTGTLESMSRDEAKARLEALGAKVSGSVSAKTSVVVAGPGAGSKLAKANELGLAVNDEDAFLERLAELEH; this is encoded by the coding sequence ATGACGTCCGCCCAGACCGCCGCAGAACGCATCGCCGAACTGCGCAGCGAAATCGACGCCCACAACTATCGCTACTACGTGCTCGACGAGCCCAGCGTTCCAGACGCCGAGTACGATCGCCTCTTCAACGAGCTCAAGGCCCTTGAGGGCGAGCATCCCGAGCTGGTCACCCCGGATTCGCCCACGCAGCGCGTCGGTGGTGCGGCATTGGCAGCTTTCGGTCAGGTGCGCCATGAAGTGCCGATGCTGAGTCTGGGTAACGCCTTTGAGGAACAGGACTTGATAGATTTCGACCGCCGCGCCCGCGAAGGGCTGGATCTTCCGGCAGGCGATCTGTTTGGTGATGGCGCTGAGTTGGAATACAGCTGCGAACCGAAGCTAGACGGTCTTGCCGTAAGCCTGCTCTACGAAAACGGCCAGCTGGTACGCGGCGCTACCCGCGGGGACGGCAGCACCGGCGAAGACATCAGCGCCAACGTACGCACCATTCGTAATATTCCACTGAAGCTGCACGGCACCGGCTGGCCGGCAGTGCTGGAAGTGCGTGGAGAAATCTACATGCCCAAAGCGGGCTTCGAGGCGCTCAATGCACGTCAGCTGGAGGCGGGCGGCAAGCCCTTCGCCAATCCGCGCAACGCCGCCGCTGGCAGCCTGCGCCAGCTGGATTCGAAGATAACCGCCAGCCGACCGCTGGAGCTCTGTGCCTACGGCGTTGGCCGCAGTGACGGTGATCTACCGGGCACTCACATCGGCATCCTCGAAGCGCTTAAAACGTGGGGCCTGCCTATCAGTCGCGAGCTCAAGCTGGCGAAGGGCGTGCAGGAGTGCCGCGACTACTATCACGCGATTGGCGAAAAGCGCGACGCGCTACCTTACGAAATCGACGGTGTCGTATTCAAGGTCAATTCAACCGCGCAACAGCGAGAGCTGGGCTTCCGTGCTCGCGAGCCGCGGTGGGCCATCGCGCACAAGTTTCCGGCTCGCGAAGAAGTGACCGAGCTGCTGGACGTGGAGTTTCAGGTGGGGCGCACCGGCGCCATTACGCCGGTCGCGCGGCTGAAGCCCGTGCAGGTCGCCGGCGTGACGGTTTCGAACGCCACGCTGCATAACATGGATGAGGTTGCGCGCCTGGGCGTGATGATCGGCGATACGGTTATTGTTCGCCGCGCCGGCGACGTTATTCCGCAGATTCTTGGCGTCATCCCTGAGCGCCGCCCAGAGAACGCACGGAACGTCCAAGTGCCTGAGCATTGCCCGGTCTGTGGCTCGGATGTTGAACGCACCCAATTGATCAAGCGCAGCAAGGGGAGGGAGTCGGTCAGCGAAGGCTCTATATACCGTTGCGTCGGCCGTCTGGCCTGCCAGGCCCAGCTCAAACAGGCGATCATCCATTTCGTCTCGCGCCGGGCCATGGATATCGACGGTCTGGGCGACAAAATCGTCGAGCAACTGGTGGATACCGGATTGGTCAGTTCCCCGGCCGATCTGTATAGCCTGACGTTCGATCAGGTGCTGGCGCTTGAAGGCTTCGCCGAAGTATCCAGTCGCAACCTGCTCAACTCAATTGACGCCAGCCGCACACCGTCCCTGGCGCGCTTCATCTATGCGCTGGGCATTCCTGACGTCGGGGAGGGCACTGCGAAGCTGCTCGCGCGTGCGTTGGGTTCGCTCGATCGCATTAGCCGGGCTTTGCCAGATGTGCTGGTTTACCTGCCTGATATCGGATTGGAGGTCGCGCACGAGATCCACAGTTTCTTCGAAGATGACCATAACCAACTCGTCATTAAGCAGCTGCGCGAGCGTGGCGTGCAGCTGCAGGAAGAGGGTGAGGTTCATCCCGAGTTCGCCGCCTGCGCAACATTGGCTGAGCTGCTCGACAAGCTGAACATTCCCTTCATCGCCACCACCGGTGCCCAACGCCTCGCCGACCGCTTCGGTAGTCTTGACGTCATCATTGAAGCCGACTGGCTGGATTTGCGTCAGGTCGAACGCCTTAACGAAAAGGCGGCCCGCGCACTGCGGGATTATTTCGACGAGTCAGCCAACGCAGACCGAGCTCGCGCCATCGAGGCCCAGCTGCGCGAATTCGGCATGCACTGGCAAAGCGAACGGAAGGCTGCGGATAGCTTGCCGCTAGCGGGGCAAACCTGGGTGCTCACCGGCACGCTGGAAAGCATGAGTCGCGACGAAGCCAAGGCGAGGCTGGAGGCGTTAGGGGCAAAGGTTTCCGGATCCGTTTCAGCCAAGACCAGCGTAGTGGTAGCTGGCCCAGGAGCTGGGTCGAAGCTGGCAAAGGCCAACGAGCTGGGCTTGGCGGTCAACGACGAGGATGCCTTCCTGGAACGGCTTGCTGAACTTGAGCATTAA